From one Bifidobacterium sp. WK012_4_13 genomic stretch:
- the rplK gene encoding 50S ribosomal protein L11 has protein sequence MAPKKKVSALIKLEIQAGKANPAPPLGPALGSHGVNIMDFCKAYNDATKDKMGQVVPVEITVFEDRTFTFVLKTPPAADLLRKAAGIAKGAANPLTTKVGSVTKAQVREIAETKMADLSARDVEAGMKIIEGSARSMGITVTD, from the coding sequence ATGGCTCCTAAGAAGAAAGTCTCTGCGCTTATCAAGCTCGAGATTCAAGCCGGCAAGGCCAATCCTGCTCCACCGCTGGGCCCAGCTTTGGGTTCACACGGCGTGAACATCATGGACTTCTGCAAGGCATACAACGATGCCACCAAGGACAAGATGGGTCAGGTCGTTCCTGTCGAGATCACTGTCTTTGAGGATCGTACCTTCACCTTCGTGCTCAAGACCCCACCGGCCGCTGACTTGCTCCGCAAGGCTGCGGGCATCGCCAAGGGTGCTGCAAATCCTCTGACGACCAAGGTCGGCTCAGTGACCAAGGCACAGGTTCGCGAGATCGCGGAGACCAAGATGGCTGACCTTTCGGCTCGTGACGTAGAAGCCGGAATGAAGATCATCGAAGGTTCCGCACGCTCAATGGGCATCACGGTCACCGACTGA
- a CDS encoding biotin transporter BioY → MSRSTTDHIHGFDNRSLARMAVFAALISAFSFIRVAVGPVPITMENLAVMLAGVVLGPWLAACSVLLLLALTALGLPLLGGNGGLAVFVGPTAGYLLGFVVGAFLIGLISNSGNRLNIWKTACACLIGGMLVPYGFGIPVTALVVGQPVATAAYSALIFIPGDAIKIVVATIISSALWKAYPAAFSRHMWQR, encoded by the coding sequence TTGAGTAGATCGACAACAGACCATATCCACGGCTTCGATAACCGCAGCCTCGCAAGAATGGCGGTGTTCGCCGCCTTGATCTCCGCGTTCAGCTTCATCAGGGTCGCGGTGGGGCCAGTGCCCATCACGATGGAGAATCTTGCAGTGATGCTTGCCGGCGTGGTGCTTGGACCCTGGCTTGCAGCATGTTCGGTCCTTCTGCTGCTCGCATTGACTGCGCTGGGACTGCCCCTGCTCGGTGGCAATGGCGGTCTGGCAGTGTTCGTTGGACCGACGGCAGGGTATCTGCTTGGCTTCGTGGTCGGCGCATTCCTTATTGGTTTAATATCAAATAGTGGGAATCGTCTCAATATATGGAAAACTGCATGTGCCTGCCTCATCGGCGGCATGCTCGTCCCCTATGGTTTCGGCATTCCAGTGACGGCACTTGTCGTCGGACAGCCAGTCGCAACCGCAGCCTACAGCGCTCTCATATTCATTCCTGGCGATGCCATCAAGATCGTGGTCGCGACCATCATCTCATCTGCCCTTTGGAAGGCATATCCTGCAGCCTTTTCCCGACACATGTGGCAACGATGA
- a CDS encoding energy-coupling factor transporter transmembrane protein EcfT, with protein sequence MMAMYVPGHSLVHRCPGSWKLLALFIVGALLACPTLPVWALCMLTGLCLILYGISGLGLARFIRQVWDARWVIAFTVLAQIWFRPITTTALTTMRITVMVLLASLVTLTTQLSEIFAVVARLLMPFEGFGLNTYRVGVAVSLGISVIPIISASMRTVREASQARGIRSGPLLRIRTWAVPLMVVVLKQADELADSLDARGM encoded by the coding sequence ATGATGGCCATGTATGTTCCCGGTCACAGCCTTGTCCATCGCTGCCCTGGAAGCTGGAAGCTGCTGGCGCTGTTCATCGTCGGCGCCCTGCTGGCCTGCCCGACGCTGCCAGTATGGGCATTGTGCATGCTCACCGGACTGTGCCTGATTCTGTACGGCATAAGCGGACTCGGCCTGGCCAGGTTCATCAGGCAGGTGTGGGATGCAAGATGGGTGATCGCATTCACCGTCCTGGCTCAGATATGGTTCAGGCCAATCACAACAACGGCTCTGACTACAATGCGGATAACGGTGATGGTGCTCCTTGCCTCGCTGGTGACGCTGACTACGCAGCTGTCGGAGATATTCGCCGTGGTCGCACGCCTATTGATGCCATTCGAAGGTTTTGGGCTCAATACATATCGCGTTGGAGTGGCCGTTTCCCTGGGAATCAGCGTTATTCCCATCATCAGCGCATCGATGAGAACCGTGCGTGAAGCCAGTCAGGCACGTGGGATACGAAGCGGGCCTTTGCTGAGAATTCGGACATGGGCCGTTCCACTGATGGTTGTGGTGCTCAAGCAGGCCGACGAGCTGGCTGACTCGTTGGATGCCAGAGGAATGTAG
- a CDS encoding DUF6020 family protein has protein sequence MSSSQHDMNPRSQSILAGLRWACVALACLWIAFCTSVGPIYRADASIASYSWGNALILIVTFTIDMVIVLAVVRWAKGRRNGLVPNDGAATTNPSDAFHGSSKKQSRLRSRLHSALLSHRSTRSIARFTTRRWSAISPWIMRLTATRSSLFLVFAIGWLWAFATLLAAYGADIHSQINEFNLWWANLQGVRLPYLHGFTQMDIYPTGHYLWPHKPTYLTDQHNYLLTLFYGGVVAVFRKLSGSDDAGIVVLTGLQMLFAAFCCASTADRFFNAGKPRINGKPASAGARLAILALFLLTPLSAFSTISLTKSPAFAYSFVWWIGILYVLYRTAGRGEVSTSATRWPPKRLCAELAISSLLMIGTAKYGIYVVAVQIILSVLADRRRWKTYALCLLVPTVAFEALLMSLISAGAVIQGDPIEAKGIQLQQIARVAERDPENIPASARRQLEPILDLQAMALKYNPNDADPVKSSGGETKVTVYKWRTVTADDMKHFNSAWLSIGLRNPVLYIDAFMAECYGYFDVTDVPYVSMNYYVNNGYVQDSSAWIKNWMHGWRDRVAGFAFAWGRTPVIGWLTNANFWLVLSLLLLCIEFALGRFRALSYQTTLLVLMGVMIFAPANNYDRHILPLVFVFGFLTLAFVRDTDELPTTRAPELGEGGVDASEKSADITQTR, from the coding sequence ATGAGTAGCTCACAGCATGATATGAATCCACGTTCTCAATCCATTCTTGCAGGTCTTCGCTGGGCTTGCGTGGCCTTGGCGTGCCTATGGATCGCCTTCTGCACCTCTGTGGGGCCGATTTATCGTGCAGACGCTTCAATTGCATCGTATTCGTGGGGCAACGCCCTGATTCTGATCGTCACGTTCACCATTGACATGGTCATCGTCCTGGCAGTGGTTCGATGGGCAAAAGGTCGAAGGAATGGGCTCGTCCCGAATGACGGGGCTGCAACGACGAACCCCTCCGACGCCTTCCATGGATCTTCGAAGAAGCAGTCAAGACTCCGGTCTCGCCTGCACTCCGCCTTGCTCAGCCATCGTTCGACCCGCTCGATCGCACGATTCACGACACGGCGATGGTCCGCAATCTCACCATGGATAATGCGTCTCACCGCCACCCGCAGCAGTCTGTTCCTCGTATTCGCAATCGGCTGGCTATGGGCATTCGCAACACTTCTCGCGGCATACGGCGCAGACATCCATTCACAGATCAACGAGTTCAATCTGTGGTGGGCCAATCTGCAGGGCGTGAGGCTGCCATACCTGCATGGCTTCACACAGATGGACATCTACCCGACCGGTCACTATCTCTGGCCGCACAAGCCCACCTATCTCACGGACCAGCACAACTACCTGCTGACTCTCTTCTATGGTGGGGTCGTTGCCGTGTTCCGCAAGCTGAGCGGCTCCGACGATGCCGGCATCGTCGTCCTGACAGGCCTGCAGATGCTGTTCGCGGCATTCTGCTGTGCCTCCACGGCTGACCGCTTCTTCAATGCAGGCAAGCCCCGAATCAACGGGAAACCTGCTTCGGCAGGCGCCCGCCTTGCGATCCTTGCACTCTTTCTCCTGACTCCGCTCAGCGCCTTCAGCACGATCTCACTGACGAAGTCCCCTGCATTCGCATACTCGTTCGTCTGGTGGATCGGCATCCTCTATGTGCTCTATCGCACGGCAGGGCGTGGCGAAGTCTCGACGTCAGCCACCAGGTGGCCACCCAAGCGCCTCTGCGCCGAGCTTGCCATCAGTTCATTGCTGATGATAGGCACCGCAAAGTATGGCATCTATGTCGTGGCGGTGCAGATCATCCTCTCGGTGCTTGCCGACCGGAGACGCTGGAAGACATATGCGCTGTGCCTGCTCGTGCCGACGGTCGCATTCGAGGCGCTGCTCATGAGCCTGATTTCAGCCGGAGCCGTGATACAGGGCGATCCGATCGAGGCCAAGGGCATACAGCTGCAGCAGATCGCAAGGGTCGCCGAGCGCGATCCGGAAAACATACCGGCCTCTGCACGAAGGCAGCTCGAACCCATTCTCGATCTGCAGGCCATGGCCTTGAAATATAACCCCAATGATGCGGATCCCGTAAAATCATCCGGCGGCGAAACCAAGGTCACCGTCTACAAGTGGCGAACCGTGACCGCCGATGACATGAAGCACTTCAACAGCGCCTGGCTTTCCATCGGCCTGAGAAATCCTGTATTGTACATCGACGCATTCATGGCGGAATGCTACGGGTATTTCGACGTCACCGACGTCCCCTACGTTTCGATGAACTATTATGTGAACAACGGCTATGTACAGGATTCCAGCGCATGGATCAAGAATTGGATGCACGGCTGGCGTGACAGGGTCGCCGGCTTCGCCTTTGCATGGGGCAGGACTCCCGTTATCGGATGGCTCACCAATGCGAACTTCTGGCTGGTGCTGTCTTTGCTGCTGCTATGCATCGAATTCGCACTCGGCCGCTTCCGTGCACTCTCATATCAAACCACCTTGCTCGTTCTGATGGGTGTGATGATCTTCGCACCGGCAAATAACTATGACCGTCACATCCTGCCCTTGGTGTTCGTCTTTGGATTCCTTACCCTGGCGTTCGTCCGGGACACCGACGAACTGCCAACGACCCGGGCACCAGAACTCGGTGAAGGTGGAGTGGACGCGTCCGAGAAAAGTGCCGACATCACTCAGACTCGCTAA
- a CDS encoding biotin carboxylase N-terminal domain-containing protein, giving the protein MKKLLIANRGEIALRVVRTAQEMGIETVAVYAEQDRNAPYTQMADEAYLLPGDTNLQTYLNEDLIVDVARRAGADALHPGYGFLSEFPTFARKVIDAGITWVGPSPHVLEELGDKITACKVAERAKVPVVPGIAEPVSDMRVLLDFANHNGYPVMMKKADGGGGRGITPINNDDELRAFYMNHDALQGGDLGDYFIEKFVDKARHVETQSGRDSHGNFTVYSTRDCSVQRRNQKLVEEAPAPFLSDDVIAQLEGFSHRLFATAGYVGLGTCEFLVSKGKVYFMEVNPRLQVEHTVSEQVCGLDLVREQLDIADGGALTTAPEPRGHSFELRITSEDPATNLTPSAGTLEAITWPTGPGIRIDSGVEVGDTVSPKDDSMMGKVIISAQDRLSAVARVRRALREMSIEGVPTPATLFQKIFTNPEFTAEDHSFDVTTKWLERNYLNVEPKTTTTGQPASMSDSQKGNEAEGRDRTSVETFTIEIDDKRVKLALPEDMFAGMGAGAASSRGARRPTQPLRGQGLHDVAKQATRQNQQGAGVIVATMQAVVTRINVAEGQKVDKGDLMVVLESMKMENYVYAPAKGVVSKIMVSVADGVDPGETLVKLDMGKSGNDSDGDGDHGGSAAAAKLHAADDEDVAKQGGAA; this is encoded by the coding sequence ATGAAGAAGCTGTTGATCGCGAATCGCGGTGAGATTGCCCTTCGGGTTGTGCGAACCGCGCAGGAGATGGGGATAGAGACGGTTGCAGTCTATGCGGAGCAGGACAGGAATGCGCCGTATACGCAGATGGCGGACGAGGCGTATCTGCTGCCCGGCGACACCAATCTGCAGACCTATCTGAACGAGGATCTCATAGTTGATGTAGCCAGGCGTGCAGGCGCCGATGCCTTGCATCCGGGGTATGGGTTCCTTTCGGAATTCCCGACATTCGCACGCAAGGTCATCGATGCCGGAATCACATGGGTCGGTCCTTCACCGCACGTGCTTGAGGAACTCGGAGACAAGATAACGGCATGCAAGGTTGCGGAGCGCGCCAAGGTTCCGGTCGTCCCAGGCATCGCAGAGCCGGTGAGCGACATGAGGGTGCTGCTGGACTTTGCGAACCATAATGGGTATCCGGTCATGATGAAGAAGGCCGATGGCGGTGGTGGCCGCGGCATAACGCCCATCAACAACGATGATGAACTCCGCGCATTCTATATGAACCATGATGCCCTCCAAGGCGGCGACCTTGGCGATTACTTCATCGAGAAGTTCGTCGACAAGGCCCGTCATGTCGAGACTCAGTCCGGCCGTGACTCCCATGGCAACTTCACTGTCTATTCGACCCGTGACTGCTCGGTTCAACGCCGAAATCAGAAGCTCGTAGAGGAGGCTCCCGCGCCCTTCCTCAGCGATGATGTGATCGCCCAGCTCGAAGGCTTCTCGCATCGGCTCTTTGCAACCGCAGGCTATGTAGGTCTGGGGACGTGCGAGTTTCTCGTGAGCAAGGGCAAGGTCTATTTCATGGAGGTGAATCCTCGACTTCAGGTCGAACACACCGTAAGCGAACAGGTGTGCGGCCTCGATCTGGTTCGTGAGCAGCTCGACATCGCCGACGGCGGCGCCCTTACCACCGCACCTGAGCCGCGAGGCCACAGTTTCGAGCTGCGCATCACCAGCGAGGATCCCGCCACCAACCTGACGCCAAGCGCTGGAACGCTCGAAGCGATCACATGGCCGACGGGTCCTGGAATTCGCATCGACTCAGGCGTCGAGGTCGGCGATACGGTTTCGCCGAAGGACGATTCGATGATGGGCAAGGTCATCATTTCGGCCCAGGATCGTCTGAGCGCCGTTGCACGCGTGCGACGAGCATTGCGTGAAATGAGCATCGAAGGCGTTCCCACGCCCGCCACGCTGTTCCAGAAGATATTCACCAATCCTGAATTCACGGCTGAGGACCACAGCTTCGATGTGACGACCAAATGGCTTGAACGCAACTATCTCAACGTCGAGCCAAAGACCACGACAACCGGGCAGCCGGCATCGATGAGCGACTCGCAGAAGGGGAACGAGGCAGAAGGCAGAGACCGGACCAGCGTCGAAACCTTTACCATCGAGATTGACGACAAGCGTGTCAAGCTCGCACTTCCTGAGGATATGTTTGCTGGCATGGGCGCCGGGGCGGCCAGCTCACGGGGCGCTCGCAGACCGACTCAGCCATTGCGTGGCCAGGGTCTGCACGATGTGGCCAAGCAGGCCACCCGCCAGAATCAGCAAGGGGCGGGTGTGATCGTCGCCACCATGCAGGCAGTGGTGACCCGCATCAACGTGGCGGAGGGGCAGAAAGTCGACAAGGGCGATCTCATGGTCGTGCTCGAATCCATGAAGATGGAGAACTATGTCTACGCTCCTGCAAAGGGTGTGGTATCCAAGATTATGGTCAGCGTCGCCGATGGAGTTGATCCAGGCGAGACTCTTGTCAAGCTTGATATGGGCAAGTCCGGCAATGACAGCGATGGGGATGGCGATCATGGCGGATCTGCTGCAGCAGCGAAGCTGCATGCGGCGGACGATGAAGATGTGGCCAAGCAGGGAGGTGCGGCATGA
- a CDS encoding PucR family transcriptional regulator, with protein MSRSKSSHSSANALAKVARDAAALFNPELRKVGQRSDEEHPSKPGKFEKSPQPQPKGKHGGDKTSDEHLPDVDLATIAEDAQKAEDAASDLRLKTRHDAKPQLPKAVEIALGKALGHLDHDLDWYKNLSATDRNLLILIIRTAVADFIAWMKEYRKSPDSTTGPRPSTDHIFFVAPLEFTKAISLHQALEVTRFIVDILERNVEGFAENGDEQEIRNGMLYYAREVAFSAASVYATSAEARGDWDARIETLTIEDLIDGVIDHQVVARMSMLGWPVDYHCFAVIGKLADTTEMGSGIAQRRMRSLIRGRGAECMMSSHDDMLITLIDPRGHGTPEELCEAILRYFNDEPVCLGPLRTHIEGASQTIRAAMRTVAATPALVGMNMTHGFPRPLRADDALPERALFGDDEARSELYESIYMTLRGEDGDNPLLTTLQTFLLSGSSLETTARELNVHPNTVRYRLKRSIEVTGWDPMNPREAYVLLTAVKIGLIMDARKS; from the coding sequence ATGAGTAGGTCGAAATCATCACATTCAAGCGCCAACGCCCTTGCCAAGGTCGCTCGGGATGCCGCCGCTCTCTTCAACCCCGAACTACGCAAGGTCGGCCAGCGCAGCGATGAGGAGCATCCATCCAAGCCCGGTAAATTCGAGAAGTCCCCGCAGCCTCAGCCAAAGGGCAAGCATGGCGGCGACAAGACATCGGATGAGCATCTCCCCGACGTGGACCTGGCCACCATTGCAGAGGATGCCCAGAAGGCCGAGGATGCCGCAAGCGACCTTCGGCTCAAGACAAGGCATGATGCGAAGCCCCAGCTGCCCAAGGCAGTTGAGATTGCCTTGGGCAAGGCTCTCGGACATCTCGATCATGACCTGGACTGGTACAAGAATCTCAGTGCCACGGACAGGAACCTTCTCATCCTCATCATTCGCACCGCAGTTGCGGACTTCATTGCATGGATGAAGGAATATCGCAAATCGCCCGATTCGACGACGGGGCCAAGGCCCTCCACCGACCATATCTTCTTCGTGGCGCCGCTTGAATTCACCAAGGCAATCAGCCTGCATCAGGCGTTGGAGGTCACCCGCTTCATCGTTGACATTCTGGAACGCAACGTCGAAGGCTTTGCCGAGAATGGCGACGAGCAGGAGATTCGAAATGGCATGCTCTACTATGCCCGGGAGGTCGCCTTTTCGGCGGCATCAGTCTATGCCACATCTGCAGAGGCGCGTGGCGATTGGGATGCCCGCATCGAGACGCTGACCATTGAGGATCTCATCGATGGGGTGATTGACCACCAGGTCGTCGCACGAATGAGCATGCTGGGGTGGCCCGTTGACTATCACTGCTTCGCTGTGATCGGAAAGCTTGCGGATACCACTGAAATGGGTTCAGGAATCGCACAGCGGCGCATGCGCAGTCTGATACGAGGCCGTGGAGCGGAATGCATGATGTCGAGTCATGACGACATGCTCATCACACTCATCGACCCCCGAGGCCACGGCACCCCTGAGGAACTATGCGAAGCCATTCTGCGTTACTTCAACGACGAGCCGGTCTGTCTGGGCCCGCTCCGCACGCATATCGAAGGTGCCTCACAGACCATACGCGCTGCAATGCGCACCGTCGCAGCCACCCCGGCACTCGTCGGGATGAATATGACCCACGGATTCCCACGACCTCTGCGCGCCGACGACGCCCTTCCGGAACGCGCGCTCTTCGGAGATGACGAGGCGCGCAGTGAACTCTACGAGTCGATCTACATGACATTGCGTGGCGAGGATGGTGACAATCCTCTTCTCACCACACTGCAGACTTTCCTGCTGTCGGGCAGCTCACTCGAAACAACCGCGCGTGAGCTCAACGTACATCCAAACACCGTTCGATACCGTCTCAAGCGCTCGATCGAGGTCACTGGCTGGGATCCCATGAATCCGCGCGAAGCATACGTGCTTCTCACAGCGGTGAAAATCGGTCTGATCATGGATGCACGCAAGTCATAA
- the rplA gene encoding 50S ribosomal protein L1, translating to MAKRSKKYREAAEKVDRNNLYTANEAIALLKSLPKRGFDETVEAVYRLSVDPRKADQLVRGTVNLPHGTGKTAKVIVFARGPQATAATEAGADEVGDDELIAKVSDGYLDFDAVVATPDMMGKVGRLGRVLGPRGLMPNPKTGTVTMDVAKAVSDIKGGKIEFRVDKHGNLSFLIGKLSFAEGDLDENFKAVADEVKRLKPSTVKGRYITKATITSTMGPGIPLDPAILS from the coding sequence ATGGCAAAGCGTTCCAAAAAATATCGCGAGGCGGCCGAAAAGGTCGATCGCAACAATCTCTATACCGCGAACGAGGCAATCGCTCTGCTCAAGAGCCTGCCGAAGCGTGGCTTCGATGAGACCGTCGAGGCCGTGTATCGTCTCAGCGTCGATCCCCGCAAGGCTGACCAGTTGGTCCGTGGCACCGTCAACCTTCCTCATGGAACCGGCAAGACCGCCAAGGTCATCGTCTTCGCTCGTGGCCCGCAGGCCACGGCCGCGACTGAGGCCGGAGCTGACGAGGTTGGCGATGACGAGCTGATCGCCAAGGTTTCTGATGGATACCTTGACTTCGATGCCGTCGTTGCGACCCCAGACATGATGGGCAAGGTCGGTCGTCTCGGCCGTGTGCTCGGACCTCGTGGTCTGATGCCAAACCCCAAGACCGGTACCGTCACCATGGATGTCGCCAAGGCAGTTTCCGACATCAAGGGTGGAAAGATTGAGTTCCGCGTCGACAAGCACGGTAACCTGAGCTTCCTGATTGGCAAGCTTTCCTTCGCGGAAGGCGATCTGGACGAGAACTTCAAGGCAGTCGCCGATGAAGTCAAGCGTTTGAAGCCGAGCACCGTCAAGGGTCGCTACATCACCAAGGCCACGATTACCTCGACGATGGGCCCAGGGATTCCTCTGGATCCAGCGATTCTGTCGTAA
- a CDS encoding energy-coupling factor ABC transporter ATP-binding protein yields the protein MMPKPDIGRQAAYLRARGLSYRIGGRTILNSVSCELHSASIAVLGTNGSGKSTFLRLIDGLERRTSGELAVMGLDPSRNAKELHRSIGFVFTNPDTQIIMPTVREDVAFSLHGAPLSKEEKAERVTEQLAHCNLLHCADQPAHSLSGGQKQMLALAAILIREPRLLLADEPTTMLDLPNAARISQALLADPNRPAIIATHDLALAARCETAMLFHDGQVVEIGESGMVIERYRAHCSTICQESQQHQHQHQHQHQSDPDLPHGIASSRGAERSASVDQLPEGMGDAR from the coding sequence ATGATGCCCAAACCCGACATTGGACGGCAGGCGGCATACTTGCGAGCTCGCGGACTGAGTTATCGCATCGGTGGACGAACGATTCTCAATTCCGTCTCCTGCGAACTCCACTCAGCGAGCATTGCGGTTCTGGGCACGAACGGTTCAGGAAAGTCGACGTTTCTACGCCTGATCGACGGCCTCGAGCGCAGGACATCAGGCGAACTGGCTGTGATGGGACTGGACCCGTCCCGAAATGCGAAGGAACTCCATCGAAGCATCGGCTTTGTGTTCACCAACCCGGACACACAGATAATAATGCCCACCGTGAGGGAAGACGTCGCGTTTTCCTTGCATGGCGCACCGCTTTCGAAAGAGGAGAAAGCCGAAAGAGTCACCGAGCAGCTCGCGCACTGCAACCTGCTGCATTGCGCGGACCAGCCGGCACATTCCCTTTCCGGCGGTCAGAAGCAAATGCTCGCACTGGCGGCGATTCTGATACGGGAACCGCGTCTATTGCTCGCCGATGAGCCGACCACAATGCTTGACCTTCCCAACGCGGCACGCATCTCACAGGCCCTTCTCGCCGATCCCAATCGTCCGGCGATAATCGCCACGCACGACCTCGCGCTGGCCGCCCGTTGCGAGACTGCCATGCTTTTCCACGATGGGCAGGTTGTCGAGATTGGAGAGAGCGGCATGGTCATCGAACGCTATCGGGCACACTGTTCGACAATCTGTCAGGAGAGCCAGCAGCATCAGCATCAGCATCAGCATCAGCATCAATCCGATCCGGACCTTCCGCACGGCATCGCCAGTTCGCGCGGGGCAGAACGCAGTGCATCAGTCGATCAGTTGCCGGAAGGCATGGGTGACGCCCGATGA
- a CDS encoding biotin--[acetyl-CoA-carboxylase] ligase gives MPYQDCIWSSSVPETEEVASTVKMLDTVDSTNSLIARAVAASGFSDAVNCVAHLFESPEDIGEGEGEGEGTDTDRRVVGIQTPASSDHGSESSSERSERLPISIAVSDVQTKCRGRQGRTWFNSPGESLLSSWAVPVRIDVLDSRHSGWFTTICGIALIDAIGEVMTRHDVRALNPDVQLELKWPNDVFCQGRKLAGILCEMVPTDESSAVLIIGIGMNLFVPQENLPIDMSTSLQLQFGPLPPYAELRDELVCVTTQHLRRELSAFMKHPDVVIPDLRDRVERLSWTLGKQVRAHLADDRSLIGRALSINDDASLTILRHDGCRQKVTVADVGVLPEIGDAVE, from the coding sequence ATGCCCTATCAAGACTGCATCTGGTCGTCATCGGTCCCTGAGACGGAAGAAGTGGCATCAACCGTGAAGATGCTCGATACCGTTGATTCGACCAATTCCCTGATCGCGCGTGCGGTTGCGGCAAGCGGATTCTCAGATGCCGTGAACTGCGTTGCACACCTGTTCGAGTCACCCGAAGACATCGGCGAAGGTGAAGGTGAAGGTGAAGGTACAGACACGGATCGCCGTGTCGTGGGCATCCAGACACCAGCGTCCTCGGATCATGGGAGCGAGAGCTCGTCGGAGAGATCGGAGAGACTGCCGATCAGCATCGCCGTATCCGATGTGCAGACGAAATGTCGAGGTCGTCAGGGCCGTACCTGGTTCAACAGCCCCGGCGAGTCCTTGCTGAGTTCATGGGCCGTGCCCGTCCGAATCGACGTTCTGGATTCGCGCCATTCAGGATGGTTCACCACGATCTGTGGAATCGCACTGATAGATGCAATCGGCGAGGTGATGACAAGGCATGATGTTCGGGCCTTGAATCCCGACGTGCAGCTAGAGCTCAAATGGCCGAACGATGTCTTCTGCCAGGGTCGCAAGCTGGCTGGGATTCTCTGCGAGATGGTTCCAACCGACGAGAGCTCGGCCGTGCTGATAATCGGCATCGGCATGAATCTCTTCGTTCCACAGGAGAATCTGCCAATCGACATGTCTACGTCATTGCAGCTGCAATTCGGTCCGCTGCCTCCGTATGCGGAGCTTCGTGACGAGCTGGTATGCGTCACGACGCAGCATCTTCGCCGGGAATTGAGCGCATTCATGAAGCATCCCGACGTTGTCATTCCTGACTTGCGCGACAGGGTCGAGCGATTGAGCTGGACACTCGGCAAGCAGGTTCGTGCACATCTCGCCGATGATCGGAGTCTGATCGGCAGGGCGCTTTCGATCAATGACGATGCCTCGCTTACGATCCTTCGCCATGACGGATGCAGGCAGAAGGTGACGGTAGCCGATGTCGGGGTGCTTCCTGAGATCGGCGATGCGGTGGAATGA